One window of Halonatronomonas betaini genomic DNA carries:
- a CDS encoding AIM24 family protein, with protein sequence MLKVQEKYLNERIEENRFAVENLLAINYILTSRFKITINMISHKIREVIKIKYEIFGETMPVVTFTLSRGEKLKSTAGSMKWMDDSVDMDTSMDGGIGGFLKRKLMQESGMLNVFTARSRHLNKPN encoded by the coding sequence TGAAAGAATAGAAGAGAATAGGTTTGCAGTAGAAAACCTATTAGCAATTAATTATATATTAACCAGCAGATTTAAAATTACAATCAATATGATCTCACATAAAATTAGGGAGGTAATCAAAATTAAATATGAAATCTTTGGAGAGACAATGCCAGTTGTGACCTTTACTCTGTCAAGGGGAGAAAAACTCAAATCAACTGCCGGTTCAATGAAATGGATGGACGATTCAGTAGATATGGATACATCAATGGATGGAGGAATTGGCGGGTTTTTAAAGAGAAAGCTAATGCAGGAGAGCGGAATGCTAAATGTTTTTACTGCCAGATCAAGACACCTAAATAAACCAAATTAA